The proteins below come from a single Asanoa ferruginea genomic window:
- a CDS encoding SigB/SigF/SigG family RNA polymerase sigma factor, which yields MTTQTVTESTHDTTVASESATELLTAMAALPAGHPSRARLRDRTIEAWLPLAQHLAHRYSGRGEPTDDLLQTAAVGLIKAVDKFDPTRGVDFAGYAIPTIIGELKRHFRDRTWDIRVPRRLQELRLSISEANSTLLQTLGRSPTVADIAAHLKISEEEVLEGLEGARAYNAVSLSTPTGDGERGTELGDLLGSEDTSFELAELRVALGPALATLDEREQKILTLRFYGNLTQSQIADQIGVSQMHVSRLLVRALTKLRGELSATGF from the coding sequence ATGACGACGCAGACAGTTACCGAGTCCACTCACGACACCACGGTGGCGTCCGAGAGCGCGACCGAACTGCTCACCGCGATGGCCGCGCTGCCCGCCGGCCACCCGTCCCGGGCCCGTCTCCGGGACCGCACGATCGAGGCCTGGCTCCCCCTGGCCCAACACCTGGCCCACCGCTACAGCGGCCGCGGCGAGCCCACCGACGACCTGCTCCAGACGGCGGCGGTCGGCCTGATCAAGGCGGTCGACAAGTTCGACCCGACGCGCGGCGTCGACTTCGCCGGCTACGCCATCCCGACCATCATCGGCGAGCTCAAGCGACACTTCCGCGACCGCACCTGGGACATCCGGGTGCCGCGCCGCTTGCAGGAACTGCGACTGTCCATTTCGGAGGCCAACAGCACGCTGTTGCAGACGCTGGGCCGCTCCCCGACGGTGGCCGACATCGCGGCCCACCTGAAGATCTCCGAGGAAGAGGTTCTGGAGGGGCTGGAAGGCGCGCGGGCCTACAACGCGGTGTCGTTGTCGACCCCGACCGGCGACGGCGAGCGCGGCACCGAACTCGGCGACCTGCTCGGGTCGGAAGACACGTCCTTCGAGCTGGCCGAGCTGCGGGTGGCGCTGGGTCCGGCGCTGGCGACGCTCGACGAGCGCGAGCAGAAGATCCTGACGCTCCGGTTCTACGGCAACCTGACCCAGTCGCAGATCGCCGACCAGATCGGCGTCTCCCAGATGCACGTCTCCCGGTTGCTCGTCCGCGCCCTGACCAAGCTCCGCGGCGAACTCTCGGCGACGGGTTTCTAG
- a CDS encoding hemolysin family protein, translating into MLILAGLAIIIVLTVATGFFVAQEFAYVAVDRAKLRAAAEAGDAAAERALHVTSRLSFVLSGAQLGITVTALLAGYVAEPFLGEGVADLVGLTGASTAVTATISVLIALLVATVVQMVVGELAPKNLAIAKPDALARSLSRSTLAYLTMAGPVIKLFDATSNRLLRAVGIEPVEELPQGATTEDLDAIIESSRASGVLDADTSRLLDHGLDFRTRTAGDAMVPRVDVVTVHPDEPAVRVIELLDTGHSRFPVLGPAVDDVRGIVSVTDVVDVEPALRGTVTVGSLAVPAVLVPETLPLPAVLERLRAEHRQLACVIDEYGGFAGVISLEDVAEELVGEIHDEDDLPQPSAHRRADSGWSLPGRWRLDEVAEATGVLLPTSPRYDTLSGLVLQHLGRVPAPGDEVLASLPPVLSPEAEPVSPGRARLRVETVRRHVPDEVSLWVVRK; encoded by the coding sequence ATGTTGATCCTCGCGGGCCTGGCGATCATCATCGTCCTGACCGTGGCGACCGGGTTCTTCGTCGCCCAGGAGTTCGCCTACGTCGCCGTCGACCGGGCCAAGTTGCGAGCCGCGGCCGAGGCCGGAGACGCCGCCGCCGAGCGCGCGCTGCACGTCACGTCTCGCCTGTCGTTCGTGTTGTCGGGCGCCCAACTCGGCATCACCGTCACCGCCCTCCTCGCTGGTTACGTCGCCGAACCCTTCCTGGGTGAGGGCGTCGCCGACCTGGTCGGCCTCACCGGCGCGTCGACCGCGGTGACCGCCACCATCTCGGTGCTGATCGCCCTGCTGGTCGCGACCGTGGTGCAGATGGTGGTCGGCGAACTCGCGCCGAAGAACCTCGCGATCGCCAAGCCCGACGCGCTGGCCCGCTCGCTGTCCCGGTCGACGCTGGCCTACCTGACGATGGCCGGCCCGGTGATCAAGCTCTTCGACGCGACCTCCAACCGGCTGCTGCGCGCCGTCGGCATCGAGCCGGTCGAAGAGCTGCCGCAGGGCGCCACCACCGAAGACCTCGACGCGATCATCGAAAGCTCGCGCGCCTCGGGCGTGCTCGACGCCGACACGTCCCGGCTGCTCGACCACGGCCTCGACTTCCGCACCCGCACCGCCGGCGACGCCATGGTGCCGCGGGTCGACGTGGTCACGGTCCACCCCGACGAGCCGGCCGTACGCGTGATCGAGCTGCTCGACACCGGCCACAGCCGGTTCCCGGTGCTCGGTCCCGCGGTCGATGACGTACGCGGAATCGTCTCCGTCACCGACGTGGTCGACGTCGAGCCGGCGCTGCGCGGCACGGTCACGGTCGGTTCGCTGGCGGTTCCGGCGGTGCTGGTGCCGGAGACCCTGCCGCTGCCGGCCGTGCTCGAACGGCTGCGCGCCGAACACCGCCAGCTCGCCTGCGTGATCGACGAATACGGTGGCTTCGCCGGCGTGATCAGCCTGGAAGACGTCGCGGAGGAGTTGGTCGGCGAGATCCACGACGAAGACGACCTGCCCCAGCCGTCGGCGCACCGCCGCGCGGACAGCGGCTGGTCGCTGCCCGGTCGCTGGCGCCTCGACGAGGTGGCCGAGGCGACCGGCGTGCTGCTGCCGACGTCGCCCCGCTACGACACCCTCTCCGGCCTGGTGCTCCAGCACCTCGGCCGGGTGCCCGCACCGGGCGACGAGGTGCTGGCCAGCCTGCCGCCGGTGCTGTCACCGGAGGCCGAACCGGTCTCGCCGGGCCGGGCCCGGCTGCGCGTCGAGACGGTCCGCCGGCACGTGCCGGACGAGGTCTCGCTGTGGGTGGTGCGCAAATGA
- a CDS encoding ABC transporter ATP-binding protein, with protein MEQTTVRQPPPADEDDVLPELGSPAWLHHVDTFAATSFWSVARRLPAIVREALSLAWQANKRDTSAAIGLNIFAGVATTFGLLATSTVLTELFAAGPTPDRIKAAVPALVAAAVAVSMRGGLTIAAGWAQARITPQINYAVELRLFGATTAVGLAAFDDPGFAEEMDRAKERGMTEAASIVNSSVDLFTGLVRVAATAAAIAVIEPILLPCLIVAAIPSAITAVRMARREYLAMIAYISRRRRMWLLGSIMANRHTAAEVRSYQMRDFLLGEYSRVMQIQTGAEMRLIRAQTGTRTLGAAFGGFASLALYAVLGWLLVDGAIPLAAAATALLALQAAQMGLNTAVYATNQLYEDALYYGDFRDFVDRARERAPEPGGRPVSGFEEIRLDRVSLHYPDTDAPAVDEVSLTLRKGQVIALVGENGSGKSSLAKLLSGLYQPTGGRISWDGADIGELDPDSRAAQVAVITQDWWKFPFTAHQNIAVGRRERGDGPSVTDAAGAALAHEMIEKLPKGYATLLNRQFKDGHDLSGGEWQRLVAARGFYRDAPLLICDEPSSALDARAEHAMFQQLRRRPDRTVVLITHRLANVRHADQIYVLHHGRIVQHGTHDDLVGAGGLYQELFHLQASGYLA; from the coding sequence GTGGAGCAGACCACCGTGCGACAACCCCCGCCCGCCGACGAAGACGACGTCCTACCCGAACTCGGATCACCGGCGTGGCTGCACCACGTCGACACGTTCGCGGCCACCAGCTTCTGGTCGGTCGCCCGGCGCCTGCCGGCCATCGTCCGGGAGGCGCTGTCGCTGGCCTGGCAGGCCAACAAGCGCGACACGAGCGCGGCGATCGGGCTCAACATCTTCGCCGGGGTCGCGACCACCTTCGGGCTGCTGGCCACCAGCACCGTGCTCACCGAACTGTTCGCGGCCGGCCCGACGCCGGATCGGATCAAGGCGGCTGTGCCGGCCCTCGTCGCGGCGGCGGTCGCGGTGTCGATGCGGGGCGGGCTGACCATCGCGGCCGGCTGGGCCCAGGCCCGGATCACTCCGCAGATCAACTATGCGGTGGAGCTGCGGCTGTTCGGCGCGACGACGGCCGTCGGGCTGGCCGCCTTCGACGACCCGGGCTTCGCCGAGGAGATGGACCGGGCCAAGGAACGCGGCATGACCGAGGCCGCGTCGATCGTCAACTCCAGTGTGGACCTGTTCACCGGCCTCGTTCGGGTCGCCGCGACAGCGGCCGCGATCGCCGTGATCGAGCCGATCCTGTTGCCCTGCCTCATCGTCGCGGCCATCCCGTCGGCGATCACGGCGGTGCGGATGGCCCGGCGCGAATACCTGGCGATGATCGCCTACATCAGCCGCCGGCGCCGGATGTGGCTGTTGGGCAGCATCATGGCCAACCGGCACACCGCCGCCGAGGTCCGCAGCTACCAGATGCGCGACTTCCTGCTCGGCGAATACTCGCGGGTGATGCAGATCCAGACCGGTGCGGAGATGCGGCTCATCCGGGCGCAGACGGGCACCCGCACGCTGGGTGCCGCGTTCGGCGGGTTCGCGAGCCTCGCGCTCTACGCCGTGCTCGGCTGGCTCCTGGTCGACGGGGCCATCCCACTGGCCGCGGCGGCGACCGCACTCCTGGCCTTGCAGGCCGCCCAGATGGGCCTCAACACGGCGGTCTACGCGACCAACCAGCTCTACGAAGACGCGCTCTACTACGGCGACTTCCGCGATTTCGTCGACCGGGCCCGGGAGCGGGCGCCCGAACCGGGCGGCCGGCCGGTGTCCGGCTTCGAGGAGATCCGGCTCGACCGGGTCAGCCTGCACTACCCCGACACCGACGCGCCCGCCGTTGACGAGGTGTCGCTGACCCTGCGCAAGGGTCAGGTGATCGCGCTGGTCGGCGAGAACGGCTCCGGCAAGTCCAGCCTGGCCAAGCTGCTCAGCGGCCTCTACCAGCCGACCGGCGGCCGGATCAGCTGGGACGGTGCCGACATCGGCGAGCTCGACCCGGACAGCCGGGCGGCGCAGGTCGCGGTGATCACGCAGGACTGGTGGAAGTTCCCGTTCACCGCGCACCAGAACATCGCGGTCGGTCGCCGGGAGCGCGGTGACGGACCGTCGGTGACCGACGCCGCCGGCGCGGCGCTCGCCCACGAGATGATCGAAAAACTTCCCAAGGGATACGCGACGCTGCTGAACCGCCAGTTCAAGGACGGGCACGACCTGTCCGGCGGCGAGTGGCAGCGGTTGGTGGCCGCCCGCGGCTTCTACCGCGACGCCCCGCTGCTCATCTGCGACGAGCCGTCGTCGGCGCTCGACGCCCGGGCCGAGCACGCGATGTTCCAGCAGCTCCGCCGCCGCCCCGACCGCACGGTGGTGCTGATCACACACCGGCTGGCCAACGTCCGGCACGCCGACCAGATCTACGTGCTGCACCACGGCCGGATCGTGCAACACGGCACACACGACGACCTGGTCGGCGCCGGCGGCCTCTACCAGGAGCTGTTCCACCTCCAGGCCAGCGGCTACCTCGCCTGA
- a CDS encoding hemolysin family protein, whose product MNTTWSLIVSLLLLVANAFFVAAEFALVASKRHRLEQAAANGNKSARSAIAGVRELSVMLAGAQLGITLCTLALGALAKPTVSHLLQPVFSAVGLPSGLSYVFAFLFAVVVVSFLHVVVGEMAPKSWAISHPERSALLLARPFRAFTWLTRPALVALNGLANACLRLVKVRPQNELAQVHGPDELRLLLQSSREHGTIQAGEHELLTAMLAVQNTTVAQVMTPLREVVSVPPADSARSVELTSRRSGRSRLAVVGPGGQVLGFVHVRDAVRSTTFSGVPQTAADLMSSPLTLGGSVPVAGAVRLMREHRAQLAVVTDGAEVVGVVALEDLLEELIGEFDDETDRIVGAAARAGR is encoded by the coding sequence ATGAACACCACCTGGTCGCTGATCGTGTCGCTGCTCCTGCTGGTGGCGAACGCGTTCTTCGTCGCGGCCGAGTTCGCCCTCGTCGCGTCCAAGCGGCACCGGCTCGAACAGGCCGCGGCCAACGGCAACAAATCGGCCCGGTCGGCGATCGCCGGCGTACGCGAGCTGTCGGTCATGCTGGCCGGCGCCCAGCTCGGCATCACCCTGTGCACCCTGGCGCTCGGCGCCCTGGCCAAGCCGACGGTGAGCCACCTGCTGCAACCGGTCTTCAGCGCGGTGGGCCTGCCATCGGGGCTCTCCTACGTCTTCGCCTTCCTGTTCGCCGTCGTGGTGGTCAGCTTCCTGCACGTGGTGGTCGGCGAGATGGCCCCGAAGTCGTGGGCGATCAGCCACCCGGAGCGGTCGGCGCTGCTGCTGGCCCGCCCGTTCCGCGCTTTCACCTGGCTCACCCGGCCGGCGCTGGTGGCCTTGAACGGGCTGGCCAACGCCTGCCTGCGGCTGGTCAAGGTGCGACCGCAGAACGAGCTGGCCCAGGTGCACGGCCCCGACGAGCTGCGGCTGTTGCTCCAGTCGTCGCGCGAGCACGGCACGATCCAGGCGGGCGAACACGAGTTGCTGACCGCGATGCTGGCGGTGCAGAACACCACGGTGGCGCAGGTGATGACACCGCTGCGGGAAGTCGTCTCGGTGCCGCCGGCCGACTCCGCGCGGTCGGTCGAGCTGACCAGCCGGCGCTCGGGCCGGTCCCGGCTCGCCGTGGTCGGCCCGGGCGGCCAGGTCCTCGGCTTCGTCCACGTCCGCGACGCGGTGCGCTCGACCACCTTCTCGGGCGTGCCACAGACGGCGGCTGACCTGATGTCGTCACCGCTGACGCTCGGCGGTTCGGTCCCGGTGGCCGGCGCGGTGCGGCTGATGCGCGAACACCGCGCCCAACTCGCGGTCGTCACCGACGGCGCCGAGGTGGTCGGTGTGGTGGCGCTGGAAGACCTGCTGGAAGAGCTGATCGGCGAGTTCGACGACGAGACCGACCGGATCGTCGGTGCGGCGGCGCGGGCGGGTCGCTAA
- a CDS encoding GNAT family N-acetyltransferase, with protein sequence MDIRDASAADWPRIYPFFAAIVDAGNTYAYPPDHSLETARSWWMEEPPGQTVVAQHDGVILGSAKMGPNRPGRGAHIATASFMVDPVQQGRGVGKALGTYAVEWARARGYVGMQFNAVVETNVVAVRLWQQLGFTIMTTIPEAFDHRARGLVGLHVMYQKF encoded by the coding sequence GTGGACATACGCGACGCGTCGGCGGCCGACTGGCCCCGGATCTACCCGTTCTTCGCGGCCATCGTCGATGCCGGCAACACCTACGCCTACCCGCCTGATCACTCGCTGGAGACGGCGCGGTCGTGGTGGATGGAGGAGCCGCCCGGGCAGACGGTGGTGGCGCAGCACGACGGGGTGATCCTGGGCTCGGCGAAGATGGGGCCCAACCGGCCCGGCCGCGGTGCCCACATCGCGACAGCGAGCTTCATGGTCGACCCGGTGCAGCAGGGGCGCGGCGTCGGTAAGGCGTTGGGCACCTACGCGGTCGAGTGGGCGCGGGCGCGGGGCTATGTCGGGATGCAGTTCAACGCGGTGGTGGAGACCAACGTCGTCGCGGTGCGACTGTGGCAGCAACTCGGCTTCACCATCATGACGACGATCCCGGAAGCGTTCGACCATCGCGCGCGCGGTTTGGTCGGTCTGCACGTGATGTACCAAAAGTTCTGA
- a CDS encoding ThuA domain-containing protein: protein MPRRTPIALALALVLAAATVLAATPAQAASFAVLVFSKTAGFRHDSIPAGITAIQQLGAANDFSVTATEDAGAFTDANLAQYDAVVWLSTTGDVLDGNQQAAFERFIRAGGGYAGVHAAADTEYDWAWYGNLVGAYFNAHPANQTATVKVEDPAHPSTAGLPARWSRLDELYNYRTNPRATAHVLASLDETTYTPGTGAMGADHPITWCKAFDGGRSWYTGLGHTIESYSDPQFRAHLLGGIQTVTGAKSADCGASLTANFEKVALDTNTQNPMELAVAPDGRVFYIERDGRVQIIKPDTRTTVTAGTIPVFTGNEDGLLGITLDPGFATNRWLYVYYAPTTGATRNQVSRFTVNGDSLDLASERVVLQVPTQRNTCCHMGGSMTFDAAGNLYLATGDNTNPFESSGYAPIDERAGRQDFDSQRTSANTNDLRGKVLRIKPTTDGGYTVPSGNLFAPGTAQTRPEIFAMGFRNPFRIGIDSKTNTLYVADYGPDAGQANSERGPGNTVEWNIVGQPGNYGWPYCVGNNYAYREFTFPDGPAQAAYNCAAPVNNSPNNTGLTNLPAAIPATVDFDYDGNPRFPEIGGGGAPMGGPVYRFNAASASTRKWPAYYDGKALLGEWNQSKMYAMQVTPDGRSLVDINQLLTGMPLVRPMDMEFGADGALYLIEWGSGFGGNNDNSGVYRIDYRSTDVDLAPIAVAAGQPTSGAAPLTVQFSSAGSRDPAGQPITYAWAFGDGGTSTAANPSHTYTANGSFTAQLTVRDPGGKTAVANVPVVVGNTTPTVRLTSPPEGGFFDWGDQVPFTVSVTDPEDGTIACNRVTVRYLLGHDEHAHELQQVNGCSGSVQTTLATGHGTDANIFAVLEATYVDNGGLTGRAIIQLQPKRKQAEFFTATGRVAGSTGGGDPGVVREATGDSAGGFQNIGFIEDGDWWSFAPTNLTNITSIRLRGASGGPGGRVEIRAGSATGTLLATAAIPATGNWQGYTDVTVGVPANTATQPLFFVARPPTGTANGGGLFNINWVDFVGSGVGGTPTNRPPVVQTPIANPTSGPAPLQVTFTGSATDPDGDALTYRWDFGDGGTATTANATHTYATAGSFTARLTVTDARGASASGQVVITVTGSQAALSTNVHLFYYPWYGSPTVNGSYRHWQQGNHNPPNDIGADYYPTLGAYDSGDVNGAVNQHMQWVRRSGAGVIVYSWWGQGSYEDNLVTTVMNAAAAAGVKVAWHLEPYTGQTAASTVADINYINSRYGSHPAFYRAAEFGNKPAFYVFSSLNITDWTALDAVTGNNIVLAQTTDVSKIAHFSGLYTYDVIAGATAPGWESAGEYAKANNLIWSPSVGPGYLDDRAVPGNTTPTLARNNGATYDQEWTNALDPTKGGVPTWVSITSFNEWHEGSTIEPARSSPPAGLNYQSYVGAYGTSGAASETAYLDRTAFWAREFENRRNPTPPTVNLALNKPATADSQCAANEGAAKAVNGTVNGGNSDKWCSLGGSKWWQVDLQSTASVGRIVLRHAGAGGEQASYNTRDFDVQVSTDGTSWNTVAQVRGNTGNVSTHSFAARGARYVRVNVITPTQDGNQAARIYEVEVYTS from the coding sequence ATGCCACGCCGTACCCCCATCGCCTTAGCCCTTGCCCTTGTGCTGGCCGCGGCGACCGTCCTCGCCGCCACTCCCGCACAGGCCGCGTCCTTCGCGGTCCTGGTGTTCTCCAAGACGGCCGGCTTCCGCCACGACTCGATCCCCGCCGGCATCACCGCGATCCAGCAACTCGGTGCCGCCAACGACTTCTCGGTGACCGCGACCGAAGACGCCGGCGCGTTCACCGATGCCAACCTCGCGCAATATGACGCCGTGGTCTGGCTCTCCACCACCGGCGACGTGCTCGACGGCAACCAGCAGGCGGCCTTCGAGCGCTTCATCCGGGCCGGCGGCGGTTACGCCGGTGTGCACGCCGCGGCCGACACCGAATACGACTGGGCCTGGTATGGCAACCTCGTCGGCGCTTACTTCAACGCCCACCCGGCCAACCAGACGGCCACGGTGAAGGTCGAAGACCCGGCGCATCCGTCGACCGCAGGCCTGCCGGCCCGCTGGAGCCGGCTCGACGAGCTCTACAACTACCGCACCAACCCGCGGGCGACCGCGCACGTGCTGGCCAGCCTCGATGAGACGACCTACACACCGGGCACCGGCGCGATGGGCGCCGACCACCCGATCACCTGGTGCAAGGCCTTCGACGGCGGCCGGTCCTGGTATACCGGCCTCGGCCACACCATCGAGTCCTACAGCGACCCGCAGTTCCGCGCCCACCTGCTCGGTGGCATCCAGACCGTGACCGGCGCGAAGAGTGCCGACTGCGGTGCCAGCCTGACCGCCAACTTCGAGAAGGTCGCGCTCGACACCAACACGCAGAACCCGATGGAACTCGCGGTCGCGCCCGACGGCCGGGTCTTCTACATCGAGCGTGACGGCCGGGTCCAGATCATCAAGCCCGACACCCGCACCACCGTGACCGCGGGCACCATCCCGGTGTTCACCGGCAACGAAGACGGCCTGCTCGGCATCACCCTCGACCCGGGCTTCGCGACCAACCGCTGGCTCTACGTCTACTACGCGCCGACCACCGGCGCGACCCGCAACCAGGTCTCCCGGTTCACCGTCAACGGCGACAGCCTCGACCTGGCCAGCGAGCGGGTCGTGCTCCAGGTGCCGACCCAACGCAACACCTGCTGCCACATGGGCGGGTCGATGACCTTCGACGCGGCCGGCAACCTCTACCTGGCCACGGGCGACAACACCAACCCCTTCGAATCCAGCGGGTACGCCCCGATCGACGAGCGGGCGGGCCGGCAGGACTTCGACTCCCAGCGCACCTCGGCCAACACCAACGACCTGCGCGGCAAGGTGCTGCGGATCAAGCCGACCACCGACGGCGGCTACACCGTGCCGAGCGGCAACCTGTTCGCGCCGGGCACCGCGCAGACCCGGCCGGAGATCTTCGCGATGGGCTTCCGCAACCCGTTCCGGATCGGGATCGACAGCAAGACCAACACGTTGTACGTGGCCGACTACGGCCCCGACGCGGGCCAGGCCAACAGCGAGCGCGGCCCCGGCAACACCGTGGAGTGGAACATCGTCGGGCAACCCGGCAACTACGGCTGGCCCTACTGCGTCGGCAACAACTACGCCTACCGGGAGTTCACCTTCCCGGACGGGCCCGCCCAGGCGGCCTACAACTGCGCCGCTCCGGTCAACAACTCGCCCAACAACACCGGCCTGACCAACCTGCCGGCGGCGATCCCGGCGACCGTCGACTTCGACTACGACGGCAACCCGCGGTTCCCGGAGATCGGCGGTGGTGGCGCGCCGATGGGCGGCCCGGTCTACCGCTTCAACGCCGCGAGCGCCTCGACCCGCAAGTGGCCCGCCTACTACGACGGCAAGGCGCTCCTCGGCGAGTGGAACCAGTCGAAGATGTATGCGATGCAGGTGACCCCGGACGGCCGGTCGCTGGTCGACATCAACCAGTTGCTCACCGGCATGCCGCTGGTCCGCCCGATGGACATGGAGTTCGGCGCCGACGGCGCGCTCTACCTGATCGAGTGGGGCAGCGGCTTCGGCGGCAACAACGACAACTCCGGCGTCTACCGGATCGACTACCGCTCGACTGACGTCGACCTCGCCCCGATCGCGGTCGCGGCCGGGCAACCGACCAGCGGCGCCGCGCCGTTGACCGTGCAGTTCAGCAGCGCCGGCTCGCGTGACCCGGCCGGCCAGCCGATCACCTACGCCTGGGCGTTCGGCGACGGCGGCACCTCGACCGCGGCCAACCCGAGCCACACCTACACGGCCAACGGGAGTTTCACCGCGCAGTTGACCGTGCGCGACCCGGGCGGCAAGACGGCCGTCGCCAACGTGCCGGTCGTGGTCGGCAACACCACGCCGACCGTGCGGCTCACCTCGCCGCCCGAGGGTGGCTTCTTCGACTGGGGCGACCAGGTGCCGTTCACGGTCAGCGTCACCGACCCCGAAGACGGCACCATCGCCTGCAACCGGGTGACCGTGCGCTACTTGCTCGGCCACGACGAGCACGCCCACGAGTTGCAACAGGTCAACGGCTGCTCCGGTAGCGTGCAGACCACGCTGGCCACCGGGCACGGCACCGACGCCAACATCTTCGCCGTGCTGGAAGCCACCTATGTGGACAATGGCGGGCTGACCGGCCGGGCCATCATCCAGTTGCAGCCCAAGCGCAAGCAGGCCGAGTTCTTCACCGCGACCGGTCGGGTGGCCGGGTCGACCGGCGGCGGCGACCCCGGCGTGGTGCGCGAGGCGACCGGCGACAGCGCCGGCGGCTTCCAGAACATCGGCTTCATCGAAGACGGCGACTGGTGGTCGTTCGCGCCCACCAACCTCACCAACATCACCTCGATCCGGCTGCGCGGCGCGTCCGGCGGGCCGGGCGGCCGGGTGGAGATCCGCGCGGGCTCGGCGACCGGCACGCTGCTGGCCACCGCGGCCATCCCGGCGACCGGCAACTGGCAGGGCTACACCGACGTCACGGTCGGGGTGCCGGCCAACACCGCGACCCAGCCGCTGTTCTTCGTCGCCCGGCCGCCGACCGGCACCGCCAACGGCGGTGGGCTGTTCAACATCAACTGGGTCGACTTCGTCGGCTCCGGCGTCGGCGGCACACCGACCAACCGGCCGCCCGTCGTGCAGACCCCGATCGCCAACCCGACCAGCGGCCCGGCGCCGTTGCAGGTGACCTTCACCGGCAGCGCCACCGACCCCGACGGCGACGCGCTCACCTACCGGTGGGACTTCGGCGACGGCGGCACGGCCACCACCGCCAACGCCACACACACCTACGCCACGGCGGGCAGCTTCACCGCCCGGCTGACGGTGACCGACGCCCGTGGTGCCAGCGCGAGCGGCCAGGTCGTGATCACCGTGACCGGGTCGCAGGCCGCTCTGTCGACCAACGTCCACCTCTTCTACTACCCCTGGTATGGCAGCCCGACGGTCAACGGCAGCTACCGGCACTGGCAGCAGGGCAACCACAACCCGCCCAACGACATCGGCGCCGACTACTACCCGACGCTGGGTGCCTACGACTCCGGAGATGTCAACGGCGCGGTCAACCAACACATGCAGTGGGTACGCCGGTCCGGCGCCGGCGTGATCGTCTACAGCTGGTGGGGCCAGGGCTCCTACGAGGACAACCTGGTGACCACGGTCATGAATGCGGCGGCCGCCGCCGGCGTCAAGGTCGCCTGGCACCTCGAGCCCTACACCGGCCAGACCGCGGCCTCGACGGTCGCCGACATCAACTACATCAACAGCCGCTACGGCAGCCACCCGGCGTTCTACCGGGCGGCCGAGTTCGGCAACAAGCCCGCGTTCTACGTCTTCAGCAGCCTCAACATCACCGACTGGACGGCGCTGGACGCGGTGACCGGCAACAACATCGTGCTGGCACAGACCACCGACGTCTCGAAGATCGCGCACTTCAGCGGCCTCTACACCTACGACGTGATCGCCGGTGCGACGGCGCCGGGCTGGGAGAGCGCCGGTGAGTATGCCAAGGCCAACAACCTGATCTGGTCGCCGTCGGTCGGTCCCGGCTATCTCGACGACCGCGCGGTGCCCGGCAACACGACGCCGACCCTGGCCCGCAACAACGGCGCGACCTACGACCAGGAGTGGACCAACGCGCTCGACCCGACCAAGGGTGGCGTGCCGACCTGGGTGTCGATCACGTCGTTCAACGAGTGGCACGAGGGCTCGACGATCGAACCGGCGCGCAGCAGCCCGCCGGCCGGCCTCAACTACCAGAGCTACGTCGGCGCCTACGGCACCAGCGGCGCCGCCTCGGAGACCGCCTACCTCGACCGGACCGCCTTCTGGGCGCGCGAGTTCGAGAACCGGCGCAACCCGACGCCACCGACGGTCAACTTGGCCCTCAACAAGCCGGCGACCGCCGACAGCCAGTGCGCCGCCAACGAAGGTGCGGCCAAGGCGGTCAACGGCACCGTCAACGGCGGCAACAGCGACAAGTGGTGCTCGCTCGGCGGGTCGAAGTGGTGGCAGGTCGACCTCCAGTCGACGGCGTCGGTCGGGCGGATCGTGCTCCGGCACGCCGGTGCGGGTGGCGAGCAGGCCTCCTACAACACCCGTGATTTCGATGTGCAGGTGAGCACCGACGGCACCTCGTGGAACACGGTCGCGCAGGTGCGCGGCAACACGGGCAATGTCTCCACGCATTCGTTCGCCGCGCGCGGCGCCCGCTACGTGCGGGTCAACGTGATCACGCCGACCCAGGACGGCAACCAGGCGGCCCGAATCTACGAAGTGGAGGTCTACACCTCGTAG